The Cerasicoccus sp. TK19100 genome includes the window CCCATGACGAGGTCGATGCCGTGCGCGCGCATGAACTTCACCGTGATCCACTCCTGCGGCATGATGCCGCCAAGGCCGTTGAAAATAATCGGGCAGCCCGCCAGAATGCTCTCGCTGGTAGTGCCGGTGCCGGGGCGGGCGACGACGGCGTCCGCGCATTGCAGCAGCGTAAACATCTCGGTGAAGTAGGGGAGTGGCTTGACCTTGATCGTCGGGTGGGCAACGCCCCACACGCGGACTGCCTCCAGCGCCATTTCGTTGCGACCGCAGAGGGCAACGACTTGGGGGCAGACGTTTTTGCGCTCCAGCGCGTCGAGCAGGTCCAAGTGGTTGTTGGCGCTGTTGGCCCCCGTGGCGAGCACGAGGATAAACTGGTCGGGGTCGAGCCCGAGCGTATCGATGATCCACTGCCGCCGCGCCTCGGGGCTGATGGGGTCCGCCCAAAAACCGGGGTTGAGCATGAAGCCGCCCACGTGGTTTTTCGCGTCCGCCATGCCGAGCTCGGTTGCCCATTCGCAGGTCTCCTCGACGGCGCCGATGAAGCCATCGCTCTCGGGGTTGACCCAGTGCTTGCTGAAACCGTAGCCGCCGTACAGCTCGCCGCAGTAGGTGACGCATTTCACCTTGTCCGCGCCAAGGATTTCCTTGGCCAGCGCGAAGAAGCCGTGGTTCAAGTGAGCGTGCGTGCTGACGATGACGTCCGGCTTGACGCGCTCCAGCTCGGCGGCAAAGCGTTCGCGACCCTTGATCGCCGAGGCCTTGCGGTGCATCGCGGCGACCTCCAGAAAATTGAAATACACGTGGTGCAGCCAGGGCGCGTTGAGCTGAATCCAGTTATACGTTTCGACGCCAAATTTATACAGCCCGTCGAGGCTCTCCAGCGTCTGAAAAATTTCCACATCGATGCCGAGGCTAG containing:
- a CDS encoding glycosyltransferase yields the protein MKLLVLTSSTGGGHDMRARSLKAWAEHESAASLGIDVEIFQTLESLDGLYKFGVETYNWIQLNAPWLHHVYFNFLEVAAMHRKASAIKGRERFAAELERVKPDVIVSTHAHLNHGFFALAKEILGADKVKCVTYCGELYGGYGFSKHWVNPESDGFIGAVEETCEWATELGMADAKNHVGGFMLNPGFWADPISPEARRQWIIDTLGLDPDQFILVLATGANSANNHLDLLDALERKNVCPQVVALCGRNEMALEAVRVWGVAHPTIKVKPLPYFTEMFTLLQCADAVVARPGTGTTSESILAGCPIIFNGLGGIMPQEWITVKFMRAHGIDLVMGQPAQLPKLVQPLMSDARLLAETKAKMVLVRPKQHPLDILRLLVSLAPSSSV